Proteins found in one Acinetobacter sp. XH1741 genomic segment:
- a CDS encoding anthranilate synthase component I family protein: MSQLKKKISLESHQSAADILKKLEDLIGLVYLHDDNNPIIAFLPQKYLITQDNCSLIFEKQDFNNYIKSSNTENILDFTQFHSPEQKNKNIESISFNGGYIGFISYDFSAHQFINNKLHKQPSLFVGSYQSFLKNINNEWYFFSDENNALEIFNTIVKLLDTPSTKSKKSNFKLEKVIQPRWTKNEYLTAFHNIQEYIKAGDCYQINLTQEFNTNFTGSLLNKAEELWNLTNAPYSGYLKLNEFELLSCSPELFIEFNINKQIKTRPIKGTMPRYENKEQDLQSKQTLKNSQKDQAENVMIVDLLRNDLSIYANTGSVKTTKLFEIESFNQVHHMVSEVTATLKNDINPMQMLLSALPGGSITGAPKIRAMQIIEELEGAPRGAYCGTLGYFNFDGTGRWNILIRSFQQYQNQLSIWAGGGITIASEAEAEYQESLDKISAMLNLMNSTAE; encoded by the coding sequence ATGTCTCAGTTAAAGAAAAAAATCTCTTTAGAAAGTCATCAATCAGCTGCCGATATTTTAAAAAAATTAGAAGATTTAATTGGACTTGTATATCTACATGATGATAACAATCCTATTATTGCCTTCCTTCCTCAAAAATATTTAATTACTCAAGATAATTGTAGCCTTATATTTGAGAAACAAGATTTTAATAATTATATAAAGTCATCTAATACAGAAAACATTTTAGATTTCACTCAATTTCACTCTCCAGAACAAAAAAATAAAAATATTGAGTCTATTAGTTTTAATGGAGGTTATATTGGCTTTATTAGTTATGATTTTTCTGCACATCAATTTATAAATAATAAATTACATAAACAGCCCTCGTTATTTGTAGGCTCTTATCAGTCGTTTCTTAAGAACATAAATAATGAATGGTATTTTTTTAGTGATGAAAATAATGCTCTAGAAATTTTTAATACTATCGTGAAACTTTTAGATACACCTTCAACTAAATCAAAGAAAAGTAATTTTAAACTAGAGAAAGTTATTCAACCTCGCTGGACCAAAAATGAGTACTTAACAGCCTTCCATAATATACAAGAATATATTAAAGCTGGAGACTGTTATCAAATTAACCTTACTCAGGAATTTAATACAAATTTCACTGGTTCATTATTAAATAAAGCAGAAGAATTATGGAATCTAACCAATGCTCCATATTCTGGGTATTTAAAATTAAATGAGTTTGAGCTATTAAGTTGCTCTCCTGAACTATTTATCGAATTTAATATAAACAAGCAAATCAAAACCAGACCAATTAAAGGCACGATGCCCCGTTATGAAAATAAAGAACAAGATTTGCAGTCCAAACAAACCTTAAAAAACTCTCAAAAAGATCAGGCAGAAAATGTCATGATTGTTGATCTTTTACGTAATGATTTGAGCATTTATGCCAATACAGGTTCTGTAAAAACAACAAAGTTATTCGAAATTGAAAGTTTCAATCAAGTGCATCATATGGTGAGTGAAGTTACAGCTACGCTTAAAAATGATATTAATCCTATGCAAATGTTGCTCAGTGCATTACCTGGAGGCTCAATTACTGGTGCGCCTAAAATTCGGGCAATGCAAATCATTGAAGAATTAGAAGGTGCACCACGTGGCGCATATTGTGGGACATTAGGATATTTTAATTTTGATGGTACTGGACGTTGGAATATTCTGATTCGTAGCTTTCAACAATATCAAAACCAGCTCTCTATTTGGGCAGGTGGCGGTATTACTATCGCTTCAGAGGCTGAAGCTGAATATCAAGAAAGTCTTGATAAAATCTCTGCTATGCTGAACTTGATGAACAGCACAGCAGAATAA